A single window of Gossypium arboreum isolate Shixiya-1 chromosome 13, ASM2569848v2, whole genome shotgun sequence DNA harbors:
- the LOC108486035 gene encoding polyadenylate-binding protein 8, which translates to MAQIQVQGQNGSVNNGAGGGNNQFVPTSLYVGDLDSSVTEAQLYDYFAHVGPVLTVRVCKDLSTRRSLGYGYVNYGNPQDAARALDLLNFTLLNGKPIRIMYSNRDPSLRKSGAGNIFIKNLDKGIDHKALHDTFSAFGNILSCKVATDSSGQSKGYGFVQFDNEESAQKAIEQLNGMLMNDKQVYVGPFVRKQERDSSISNVKFNNVYVKNLSESTSDDDLKTIFGEFGLITSAVVMREPDGKSKGFGFVNFENADDAARAVESLNGKKFDDKEWYVGKAQKKSERELDLKLRFEQSMKEAADKFQGANLYVKNLDDSISDEKLKELFSQYGIITSCKVMRDTSGISKGSGFVAFSTPEEASRALAEMNGKMVVSKPLYVALAQRKEDRRARLQAQFSQMRPVTMSPSVAPRMPMYPPGGPGLGQQIFYGQAPPAMFPQPGFGYQQQLVPGMRPGGAPMPNFFVPMVQQGQQGQRPGGRRAGAGQQSQQPVPLMQQQMLPRGRVYRYPPGRGLPDVSMPNIAGGMLSVPYDMGGMPMRDASISQPIPIGALASALANATPDQQRTMLGENLYPLVEQLEPDAAAKVTGMLLEMDQTEVLHLLESPEALKAKVAEAMEVLRTVAQQQQTGGAAADQLASLSLSDNLVS; encoded by the exons ATGGCGCAGATTCAAGTCCAGGGGCAAAATGGGAGTGTTAACAATGGAGCTGGTGGAGGGAACAACCAGTTTGTACCGACGTCGCTTTATGTTGGGGATCTGGATTCAAGTGTGACGGAAGCTCAGCTTTATGATTACTTTGCCCACGTGGGTCCAGTCCTTACGGTTCGGGTTTGCAAGGACTTGTCAACCCGGAGGTCTCTTGGTTATGGTTATGTCAATTATGGAAATCCACAAGATG CTGCAAGGGCATTGGACCTTCTGAACTTCACTCTTCTGAATGGAAAGCCTATCAGGATTATGTATTCTAATCGAGACCCTAGTCTTCGTAAAAGTGGTGCTGGGAATATTTTTATCAAG AATTTAGACAAGGGAATTGACCACAAAGCCTTGCATGATACGTTTTCTGCATTTGGGAACATTCTCTCTTGCAAGGTAGCCACAGACTCCTCTGGTCAGTCAAAAGGTTATGGCTTTGTTCAATTTGACAATGAGGAATCTGCCCAAAAAGCAATAGAGCAGCTGAATGGCATGCTAATGAATGATAAGCAAGTCTATGTGGGCCCCTTTGTTCGCAAGCAGGAAAGAGACAGTTCTATCAGCAACGTTAAATTTAACAATGTCTATGTGAAGAATCTCTCAGAATCCACAAGTGATGACGATTTGAAAACCATTTTTGGCGAATTTGGTCTGATTACTAGTGCTGTGGTGATGAGAGAACCGGATGGGAAATCCAAGGGCTTTGGGTTTGTAAACTTTGAGAACGCAGATGATGCTGCTAGGGCTGTGGAGTCTCTGAATGGAAAGAAATTTGATGATAAGGAGTGGTATGTTGGGAAAGCGCAAAAGAAATCTGAAAGGGAGCTTGATCTGAAACTTCGATTTGAGCAGTCAATGAAAGAGGCAGCAGATAAGTTTCAAGGAGCAAACTTGTATGTTAAGAATTTGGATGACAGCATAAGTGATGAAAAACTTAAAGAGCTATTCTCTCAATATGGTATCATAACGTCATGCAAG GTTATGCGAGATACTAGTGGGATAAGCAAAGGATCAGGGTTTGTTGCATTTTCAACTCCAGAAGAAGCGTCAAGAGCT CTTGCAGAGATGAATGGCAAAATGGTTGTCAGCAAACCTCTTTATGTTGCACTAGCTCAAAGGAAGGAAGATAGGAGAGCCAGGTTACAG GCTCAATTTTCTCAAATGCGACCAGTTACAATGTCACCTTCAGTTGCTCCTCGTATGCCAATGTACCCACCTGGTGGTCCAGGTCTTGGGCAGCAAATATTTTATGGTCAAGCACCTCCAGCAATGTTTCCGCAG CCTGGATTCGGGTATCAACAGCAGCTCGTCCCTGGTATGAGGCCTGGTGGAGCTCCCATGCCAAATTTCTTTGTACCAATGGTTCAACAAGGCCAACAGGGTCAGCGTCCCGGTGGTAGAAGGGCTGGGGCTGGTCAGCAAAGTCAGCAACCAGTTCCATTAATGCAGCAGCAG ATGCTACCGCGAGGGCGGGTCTATCGCTATCCACCAGGGCGTGGTCTACCTGATGTTTCAATGCCTAACATTGCTGGAGGCATGCTTTCTGTTCCATATGATATGGGTGGCATGCCAATGCGTGATGCATCAATTTCTCAGCCAATTCCGATAGGAGCCTTGGCCTCAGCCCTAGCAAATGCTACACCAGATCAGCAGAGAACG ATGCTGGGAGAGAATCTTTATCCTCTAGTTGAACAGCTGGAGCCTGATGCAGCAGCTAAAGTTACAGGGATGCTTCTGGAGATGGATCAGACCGAGGTTTTGCATTTGCTCGAGTCACCAGAAGCTCTAAAAGCGAAGGTTGCTGAAGCAATGGAGGTTCTTAGAACTGTGGCTCAGCAGCAACAAACTGGTGGTGCTGCCGCTGATCAACTGGCTTCATTGTCATTAAGTGACAACCTTGTCTCCTGA